One part of the Bacteroidia bacterium genome encodes these proteins:
- a CDS encoding ABC transporter ATP-binding protein, giving the protein MAETLEAKKTEQKKAKPRSNLKAAFKTYIWPRRRLLGFGLFLVLISRAAGFVLPIAPKYIIDEVVGMGNTELLYPLLAAILIAISIQAVTSYYLVKLLSVEAQYLIAELRSRVQQHIIKLPTKFYDNTQSGSLVSRVMTDVEGVRNLVGTGFTQLIGGSITAVGAFVFLIYINAKVTFVALVPLIIFGVISFRAFGRIRPIFRERGKIQAEVNGRLTESMGGIRVIKGFHAEEQEIQVFKSGVLRIYENIKSSLTTTSFVTSMATFLIGLATVLILLLATPDLIAENMTEGDLLAYMGILALMVFPIVQIGNIGSQLTDALAGLDRTEELLQMKTEDDDPNRTYKIGEIKGDIIFSDVHFSYDEGKEVLTDINLDAPAGSTIALVGTSGSGKTTIAGLAASFLNPDSGTITVDGIDLSSINLESYRSQLGVVLQDDFLFEGTIRENILFSRPSATTDEIENAVIAAYVHEFADRFEEGLETLIGERGVKLSGGQRQRITIARAILANPRILILDEATSNLDNQSEKFIQQSLTELLKGRTTFVIAHRLSTIRKADQILVIEEGKIAERGSHDELMAKQGRYFDLHTYQSRI; this is encoded by the coding sequence ATGGCTGAAACACTAGAAGCTAAGAAAACTGAGCAAAAGAAAGCGAAACCCAGAAGTAACCTCAAAGCCGCATTTAAAACCTATATTTGGCCGCGTAGGCGGCTGCTGGGCTTCGGGCTTTTTTTGGTATTGATAAGTCGAGCTGCCGGCTTTGTTTTGCCTATAGCACCTAAATACATCATAGATGAGGTAGTAGGAATGGGCAATACCGAATTACTCTACCCCCTTTTGGCAGCGATTTTGATTGCCATTTCTATACAGGCCGTTACTTCTTATTATTTGGTTAAACTATTGAGCGTAGAAGCTCAGTACCTGATTGCAGAACTGCGTTCTCGGGTGCAGCAGCATATTATAAAATTGCCAACCAAATTCTATGATAATACCCAATCGGGGAGTCTGGTCTCCCGGGTGATGACGGATGTGGAAGGGGTTCGGAATCTGGTCGGAACAGGTTTTACCCAATTGATCGGAGGCAGTATTACGGCTGTCGGAGCCTTTGTTTTCCTCATTTACATCAATGCGAAAGTTACCTTTGTCGCCTTGGTTCCTTTGATCATTTTTGGCGTTATATCTTTTCGCGCTTTTGGAAGGATTCGACCTATCTTCCGGGAGAGGGGAAAGATTCAGGCAGAAGTCAACGGACGTCTGACAGAGTCAATGGGTGGCATACGGGTAATCAAAGGATTTCATGCGGAGGAACAGGAGATTCAAGTATTTAAATCCGGTGTGCTCCGAATTTATGAAAACATCAAAAGCTCTCTGACTACCACCAGTTTTGTTACCAGTATGGCAACTTTTCTGATTGGATTAGCGACTGTCTTGATTCTTTTATTGGCTACTCCGGATTTGATTGCAGAGAATATGACTGAAGGGGATTTGCTTGCCTATATGGGTATACTCGCCCTTATGGTATTTCCTATTGTTCAGATCGGAAATATCGGTAGCCAGCTGACAGATGCCCTTGCCGGACTGGATCGGACAGAAGAATTATTGCAAATGAAAACCGAAGATGATGACCCGAATCGGACATATAAGATTGGCGAAATCAAAGGAGATATTATTTTTTCGGATGTTCATTTCTCCTATGATGAAGGTAAAGAGGTATTGACTGACATAAATCTTGATGCTCCTGCAGGCTCTACCATAGCCTTGGTAGGGACTTCTGGTTCCGGAAAGACAACCATCGCCGGATTAGCAGCTTCTTTCTTAAATCCCGATTCCGGGACCATTACAGTCGATGGAATCGATCTCTCAAGCATCAATTTAGAATCCTACCGTTCTCAACTCGGGGTGGTTTTGCAGGATGACTTTTTGTTTGAAGGGACCATACGAGAAAACATTCTCTTCTCACGTCCTTCAGCGACCACAGATGAAATCGAAAATGCGGTCATAGCAGCCTATGTACATGAATTCGCAGATCGTTTTGAGGAGGGACTGGAAACCTTGATTGGGGAAAGAGGAGTGAAGCTTTCTGGTGGACAAAGGCAAAGAATTACCATTGCAAGAGCGATCCTGGCCAATCCGCGTATACTTATCCTTGACGAAGCTACTTCAAACCTGGACAATCAGAGTGAGAAATTTATCCAACAGAGTTTGACTGAGTTACTCAAAGGGAGAACTACCTTTGTCATTGCTCACCGTTTGAGTACCATTCGTAAAGCTGATCAAATCCTGGTGATAGAAGAAGGTAAAATAGCCGAAAGAGGAAGCCATGATGAATTGATGGCAAAGCAAGGGCGTTATTTTGATCTGCATACCTATCAATCCCGGATATAG
- a CDS encoding DUF1801 domain-containing protein: MAKLKTHVTNQDVIAYVEAIDHERKKAEAFQILDMMKEITGMEPRMWGPSIIGFGSYHYKYESGHEGDAALLSFSPRKAKHVLYVLNQFEGQEALLEKVGKYKTGRVCLYINKLADIDFEVLREICKSAFEHAKQQHT; encoded by the coding sequence ATGGCAAAATTAAAGACACATGTAACGAATCAGGATGTCATCGCATACGTCGAAGCAATCGATCATGAGCGAAAAAAAGCAGAAGCTTTTCAAATCCTGGATATGATGAAAGAGATCACAGGAATGGAGCCTCGGATGTGGGGACCTTCCATCATTGGATTTGGGTCTTATCATTATAAATATGAAAGCGGGCATGAAGGAGATGCAGCCTTACTTTCTTTTTCCCCCCGCAAAGCAAAGCATGTTCTATATGTACTGAACCAATTTGAGGGACAGGAAGCCCTATTGGAAAAGGTCGGGAAGTACAAAACCGGAAGAGTATGCCTGTATATTAACAAATTGGCAGATATAGACTTTGAAGTACTTCGAGAGATTTGCAAATCCGCATTTGAGCATGCAAAACAACAACACACTTAG